From the genome of Faecalibacterium prausnitzii:
CAGCCCACCCGCTTTTGCTGGGCGTACATGACCATCTCTTCCAGCCAGTTGGGGGTGATGACCTCGGTGTCGTTGTTCAGCAGCAGCAGATACTCGCCGGTGGCGAACTTCTCGCCGAAGTTATTCAGGGCGCTATAGTTGAAGCCCTTGCCCTGCCAGGTGACGACGTGCAGGTTGGCATGCTCCTGCTCCATCCGCTTGTAAGCACGGAACGTCTCCGGCTGCCTGCTGTTGTTCTCGATGATGATGAGTTCAAAATCCGGGTAGGTGGTGCGGTCGTAGATGGACTCCACACACAGTTCCAGATCCTTGATGTGGTCACAGGTGGGGATCAGGATGCTGACCCGGCCCGGATGCGCGATGGTGTAATCGGTCTTGTAATAACCGGGGGTACCGGGGATGAGGGTCACATCATCCACCGCCACGCCGCAGCGCTCGTAATGCGCCTTGAGCGCTGCAATGCCCGCTTCAATGCAGTAGGTCTTGGCGGAGATGTCCGCCGCCGTGCTGCCGGGGCTGGAGCGCCAGTAGTACAGCGCATGGGGGATGTGGACGATCTTCTCGGCCTGTTCGGTCAGGCGGAGGAAGAGGTCGTAGTCCTGACTGCCGTTGTATTCCATCCGCTCACCGCCGCCGCTGCGCTCCATCAGGGCGCGGCTGAAGACGGACAGATGGCAGATATAGTTGTTGGAGCGGAGGTTGTCCAGCATGAAGTCCGGCTTGAAGTGGTAAAGCACCACGTTCTCCACCTCGCCCTCAAAGGTAGCCTCGTCGGTATAGACGAAGTCCGCCTTCTGCTCGGCGATGGCTTTGGCCGCATACCACAGCGCACAGGGGTGCAGGATGTCATCATGGTCCAGCAGGGCGATGTACGCGCCGGTAGCCATCGCAAAGCCGTGGTTGGTGTTGCCGGGGATCAGCTCGTTCTTTTCCAGCTTCTGGTAGCGGATGCGCGGGTCGGACGCAGCGCGGGCCTGGACCTTCTGACCCACGGCGGGGTCCTGCCCGGCGTCCACACAGCACAGCTCCCAGTTGCGGTAGGTCTGGTTCACGACGGAATCCAGCAGCTCTTCCAGAAAGTTCAGCGGGGTGTTGTACAGCGGCACCACGATGCTGATCTTCGGCCCGGCGGGCTGGTCGTTTGCCTGCCGGACCAGCAGCTCCACCGGGGCGAAGCGGTCGGCCCGCATCGTCATGCCGGGGAAGAGCGCCGCATACACACGGCGGGCACGGGCCTTTTCCAGCATACCGGAAACGCCCTCGGTGCGCAGCTCGTGCAGGAAGACAAAGAGCGGGAAGGTGTGCCAGAGCTGGCGGCTCTTGCTGACCGCATAGCGGGCGGGCCAGGTCATCTTCCAGAAGGTGGAGCCTGTGACCTCGTTCAGAGTCTGCTCCAGCTGCTTTTCGTGGCTGCGGCTCAGGGAGAGGTCGCTGCGCAGCCGCTCGATGAGCGCCGCTTCCTCGCCGCAGGTGCGCTCTGCACGGACCATCCGGTCCCGCAGGATGTCGAGTTCTTCCTCGTAGCCGCGGACCATCCCCATGGCGCTGGGCTGGACAGTGCAGAACAGCGCCGCCTGCTGGGCACGGCCCCGGCTGCGCCACTGCAGATCACGGTAGTAGCCGCGCTCGGCCAGCTTTTCCGCCCATGCGGACAGGGCGGTGGCATCGGTGCACACCAGCAGGACCTGTTCGGCCAGCTGGGCGGGCAGTTCGACCCAGACCGGGTCTTCCACCACCAGCAGCTCCGGCTGGGCCGTGGCGGCCGCCGTCCAGGGGTTGGCCCGGATGCCCGCACGGCGCAGCGCTTTTTCCAGCAGCGCACCGGACTCCTCATCGGCTGCAAGCACCGCAGCCGCCTCCGGTGCCAGCTCCTCCGCGATGCGCTGTGCCAGCAGGCGGCAGCGCTCTGCAGCCTCTCTCGTTTCCTTTTCTTTCTCCAACTGCATTTCTGATTTCTCCACTTCTCCGCAGGACGCAGATCCCGCGCTTCGCTTTCCTATAAACTAATATAGTATACCAGATTCCGCCCCGTTTGAGAAGCGCTTTTGCCCATTTTCCTGCGGATGCCAGTTCTTTAGCCGAACAGACCGCTCAGCCAGCCGAACAGGCCGGA
Proteins encoded in this window:
- a CDS encoding glycosyltransferase family 2 protein translates to MQLEKEKETREAAERCRLLAQRIAEELAPEAAAVLAADEESGALLEKALRRAGIRANPWTAAATAQPELLVVEDPVWVELPAQLAEQVLLVCTDATALSAWAEKLAERGYYRDLQWRSRGRAQQAALFCTVQPSAMGMVRGYEEELDILRDRMVRAERTCGEEAALIERLRSDLSLSRSHEKQLEQTLNEVTGSTFWKMTWPARYAVSKSRQLWHTFPLFVFLHELRTEGVSGMLEKARARRVYAALFPGMTMRADRFAPVELLVRQANDQPAGPKISIVVPLYNTPLNFLEELLDSVVNQTYRNWELCCVDAGQDPAVGQKVQARAASDPRIRYQKLEKNELIPGNTNHGFAMATGAYIALLDHDDILHPCALWYAAKAIAEQKADFVYTDEATFEGEVENVVLYHFKPDFMLDNLRSNNYICHLSVFSRALMERSGGGERMEYNGSQDYDLFLRLTEQAEKIVHIPHALYYWRSSPGSTAADISAKTYCIEAGIAALKAHYERCGVAVDDVTLIPGTPGYYKTDYTIAHPGRVSILIPTCDHIKDLELCVESIYDRTTYPDFELIIIENNSRQPETFRAYKRMEQEHANLHVVTWQGKGFNYSALNNFGEKFATGEYLLLLNNDTEVITPNWLEEMVMYAQQKRVGCVGAKLLYPDDTIQHAGIGFGIGGVAGHLHKYFPAASDGYMGRLNYVQDVYGDTAACLLIRREIYQELNGLDESYAVAFNDVDFCVRVREAGYTNVFTPFAQLYHYESKSRGMEDNPEKQKRFQGEVLRFQARWGDLLAKGDPCTNPNFDIQREDFALKILPLE